In a genomic window of Onychostoma macrolepis isolate SWU-2019 chromosome 08, ASM1243209v1, whole genome shotgun sequence:
- the smarcad1a gene encoding SWI/SNF-related matrix-associated actin-dependent regulator of chromatin subfamily A containing DEAD/H box 1A isoform X4, with translation MSKDTTSESKNQISKDMEDKIIKLLEIFPQKSKKDLLEVVESTSTLEGAIAHCLMIYGDDDSGRRKGKAGHSEDDDNDQPMKRRKIVHSESEEEEEEEEDSDDDDEEESQEPSRERQEALLKKLKKKLPDIEKEVLRDVLREHDWDYENALGSLLVFSSTDSSSPEDQRKQKSKSSHSREKKDKSSQKADSSSSLSRWLTALPSPVPKVSSVSTPKTQKSAVSKSMTKNTSFKRKRDDELPLNDASASEDEGEEIDSDVESISDDLDSEDEDSISGNLQDKIMQFLQEASLDELALISGCSIKKAQKIISLRPFNTWKDVKEQFFKDNGLSIDLVNGCKVVLKERQVVRDLMGRCEKIAQKMTKDVTQVIEAGMGSIKPPKILNSNFKLQPYQLIGLKWLILLHQHNLSGILADEMGLGKTIQAISFLAHLYEKGIKGPHLITVPSSTLDNWVRELGLWCPSLKVLIYYGSVEDRRYLRQDILSGLVEFNIIVSTYNLTIGNDHDRSLFRKLRLKYAVFDEGHMLKNMNSLRYRHLMAINAEHRLLLTGTPLQNNLLELMSLLNFIMPSMFSSSTSQISKMFSTRSSEEESSFHKERIAQAKLIMKPFILRRVKREVLKQLPPKVENIEMCPMSDAQQKLYDRLFKRLKKAPNGDKRELCNVMMQLRKMANHPLLHRQYYTSDKLAAMSKAMLKEPTHFDADPALIQEDMEVMSDFELHNLCKQYSSISSFQLENRLLLDSGKFALLTKILTRLKEKGDRVVLFSQFTMVLDIVEFLLKHLDHQFVRLDGSTPMAERIGLIDKYNTNPDIFVFLLSTRAGGQGINLASANTVILHDIDCNPFNDKQAEDRCHRMGQTRTVQVIKLISRDSIEACMLRVGQEKLKLEQDMTTDGEEDGAMTEQMAELLKVSLGL, from the exons ATGAGCAA GGATACAACATCAGAGTCCAAGAACCAGATAAGCAAGGATATGGAggacaaaataattaaactacTGGAAATATTCCCTCAGAAGAGCAAGAAAGATCTACTGGAG GTAGTTGAAAGCACCAGCACACTGGAGGGAGCTATAGCACATTGTTTGATGATTTATGGAGATGACG ATTCAGGCAGACGGAAAGGCAAAGCAGGGCATAGTGAAGATGATGATAACGATCAGCCAATGAAGAGGAGAAAAATTGTG CATTCAGAAtctgaagaggaggaggaggaggaagaagattctgatgatgatgatgaggaggaGAGTCAGGAGCCAAGCAGAGAGAGACAAGAGGCTCTGTTGAAGAAGCTGAAGAAGAAACTGCCTGATATAGAAAAAGAG GTGCTGAGGGATGTCCTGAGAGAGCATGACTGGGACTATGAGAATGCCTTGGGTTCACTGCTTGTGTTTTCATCAACAG ATTCAAGTTCTCCAGAAGATCAGAGAAAACAAAAGTCAAAATCATCTCACTCCAGGGAAAAAAAGGACAAGAGCTCTCAAAAGGCTGACAGCTCGTCTAGCCTATCAAGATGGCTGACGGCGTTACCGTCTCCTGTGCCAAAAGTCTCTAGTGTGTCTActccaaaaacacaaaaatcagCAGTCAGCAAAAGCATGACCAAAAACACATCCTTTAAGCGGAAGAGGGACGATGAATTGCCATTAAATGATGCTAGTGCCTCTGAGGATGAAGGAGAGGAGATTGACAGTGATGTTGAGAGTATCTCTGATGATCTGGACTCGGAGGATGAGGACAGCATCTCGGGCAATCTCCAGGACAAGATCATGCAGTTTCTCCAAGAAGCTTCCCTAGATGAGCTTGCTCTAATATCTGGCTGCTCAATCAAAAAAGCCCAGAAGATCATTTCGCTGAGGCCTTTCAACACTTGGAAAGATGTG AAAGAGCAGTTCTTCAAGGATAATGGCCTTTCTATAGATCTGGTAAATGGCTGCAAGGTTGTGCTTAAGGAGAGGCAGGTGGTTAGAGACCTTATGGGAAGATGTGAGAAGATTGCACAGAAAATGACTAAAGATGTTACCCAGGTCATAGAAGCAGGCATGGGCTCCATCAAGCCACCCAAAATCCTGAACAGCAA TTTCAAACTCCAGCCATATCAGCTGATTGGCTTGAAGTGGCTGATTCTTCTGCACCAGCACAACCTGAGTGGCATCCTGGCAGATGAAATG GGGCTTGGTAAAACTATTCAGGCTATCTCTTTCCTGGCTCATTTGTATGAAAAAGGAATCAAAGGCCCTCATCTTATTACCGTACCCTCGTCCACACTGG ATAACTGGGTTCGTGAGCTGGGTCTTTGGTGTCCCAGTCTTAAAGTTCTTATTTACTATG GGTCTGTGGAAGACCGCAGATACTTGCGACAAGACATCCTCAGTGGCTTAGTTGAATTCAACATCATAGTATCCAC TTACAATCTCACAATAGGGAATGACCATGATCGCAGTCTGTTCCGCAAACTGAGGCTGAAGTATGCTGTGTTTGATGAGGGTCACATGCTGAAAAATATGAACTCTCTACGCTACCGCCACCTCATGGCCATCAAT GCTGAGCACAGATTGTTGCTGACAGGAACACCTTTACAGAACAACCTGCTGGAGCTCATGTCACTCCTGAACTTCATCATGCCCTCCATGTTCTCCAGCAGCACCTCACAGATCTCCAAAATGTTCTCTACG AGGTCATCAGAGGAAGAAAGCAGTTTTCACAAGGAAAGAATTGCACAGGCCAAACTTATCATGAAGCCATTCATTCTGAGACGAGTCAAGAGAGAG GTGTTGAAACAGCTTCCACCAAAAGTGGAGAACATTGAAATGTGTCCCATGAGTGATGCCCAACAGAAGCTGTATGACAGACTTTTCAAAAGACTCAAGAAGGCTCCGAATGGAGACA AGCGGGAGCTTTGCAATGTGATGATGCAGCTGAGAAAGATGGCTAATCATCCATTGCTGCACCGCCAGTACTACACCAGTGACAAATTGGCTGCTATGAGTAAAGCCATGCTTAAG GAGCCAACACACTTTGATGCCGACCCTGCACTGATCCAGGAGGACATGGAGGTGATGTCTGATTTTgagctgcataatttatgtaAGCAGTACAGCTCCATCAGCAGTTTTCAGCTGGAGAACAGGCTCCTCTTAGACTCTGGAAAGTTTGCACTTTTAACCAAAATACTCACCAGGCTCAAAGAAAAG GGTGATAGGGTTGTCCTTTTCAGTCAGTTCACCATGGTGCTGGACATTGTGGAGTTTCTGCTCAAACACCTTGACCATCAGTTTGTTCGACTGGATGGTTCTACTCCCATGGCGGAGAG GATTGGTCTCATCGACAAATACAATACAAACCCTGACATTTTTGTGTTCCTCCTGTCGACTCGGGCTGGGGGGCAGGGAATCAACCTCGCCTCTGCAAACACAGTGATACTGCATGACATTGATTGCAATCCATTCAATGATAAACAAGCAGAGGACCGCTGTCATCGAATGGGGCAAACCAG AACAGTGCAGGTGATCAAGCTCATCAGCAGAGATTCGATTGAGGCCTGCATGCTCCGTGTGGGACAGGAGAAGCTGAAACTGGAACAGGACATGACCACTGATGGAG AAGAGGATGGTGCTATGACTGAACAAATGGCAGAGCTGCTCAAAGTCTCACTGGGCCTTTGA